The Effusibacillus lacus genome window below encodes:
- a CDS encoding DMT family transporter, giving the protein MNTKPLVPPYAALVIGIAAVSSSAIFVKLCASSPGLIAAYRLLFTVLLMVPFMIAARSAVRKSLKTFTKLDHWLCLVSGVFLAFHFITWFESLRYTSVASSVVLVSLQPLFTFAGSIWIFKERLSQKSWFGGSLAIFGSVVIGWGDFSLGANALYGDLLALFSAFLVSVYWLIGQHVRTHADSGTYTFLVYGFSTFTLFVYVLVRGEPLLSPPPMDWAWFLSLAVFPTLLGHSVFNWVIRWIPASVVSVSILGEAIGAAILAYFILGETVTLQQTVGGILLLAGIFLFNRYHQG; this is encoded by the coding sequence ATGAATACGAAACCGCTTGTTCCACCCTATGCCGCACTTGTGATCGGAATTGCCGCCGTTTCCTCATCCGCAATTTTTGTCAAGTTGTGCGCTTCTTCCCCCGGCCTGATCGCAGCCTACCGGTTGCTGTTCACCGTCCTGCTGATGGTGCCGTTTATGATTGCGGCCAGATCGGCTGTCAGGAAATCACTGAAAACTTTCACCAAACTCGATCACTGGCTTTGTCTGGTGTCAGGAGTCTTTCTGGCATTCCATTTCATTACCTGGTTTGAGTCCTTGCGGTACACATCGGTTGCAAGTTCGGTAGTCCTTGTGTCCCTCCAGCCTCTGTTTACTTTTGCAGGTTCCATCTGGATCTTTAAGGAGCGCTTGTCGCAGAAATCCTGGTTTGGCGGAAGCCTTGCGATCTTTGGTTCCGTGGTGATCGGGTGGGGAGATTTCTCGTTGGGAGCAAACGCTTTGTACGGGGATCTGCTGGCCCTTTTTTCCGCGTTCCTGGTGTCCGTATACTGGTTGATCGGGCAACATGTGCGAACACATGCGGATTCCGGAACCTACACGTTCCTCGTATACGGTTTCAGCACCTTCACCCTGTTTGTCTATGTATTGGTCAGGGGTGAACCATTGCTTTCGCCGCCGCCGATGGATTGGGCATGGTTTTTGTCGTTGGCCGTGTTCCCCACCCTCCTGGGCCATTCGGTCTTCAATTGGGTGATTCGTTGGATTCCCGCCTCCGTCGTGTCGGTCAGCATCCTGGGAGAGGCGATCGGTGCCGCCATTCTTGCTTATTTCATCCTTGGAGAAACCGTCACCTTGCAGCAAACTGTCGGCGGCATTCTGCTGCTGGCCGGCATCTTCCTGTTTAACAGATATCACCAAGGATAA
- a CDS encoding sigma-54 interaction domain-containing protein, translating to MLHKVKAFLDVLLDSVNDAVTGVDPDGTVLYWNQVAERIYGIPKEQIVGKKIGEFFQKGSVMLFQVMETGCPVHQLYHKPRPDKHVFINAVPIYDQDGELIGAFAIEQDITHTVKLSEELYSKPELPNPSDSAQLLVNRNSSMQQIIQTLRANPDRHLLIGEPGVGKDTLALTAHRSVANSGPFVTVPCDTIPGGLLDSELFGFEKEAFGGEEGRSGKLEMATGGTLYLKNIHVLSLPTQAKLAQTLSEKNFLRVGGTTPIPLESRVIVSASPDIETLVQNGLFLKELYYAFQPVHVPSLNERKEDLPELCHHFLSEAAQLTGKTVPRLSSEVMAALTTYHWPGNLPQLRTVMEHLANISGGREITLEDLPPSIRPTTLSDLAADSLPLAALSEEMERSKIEDALRKTGGNKAGAARLLGISRGSLYYKMKQYRL from the coding sequence ATGCTGCACAAAGTAAAGGCGTTTCTTGACGTTCTGCTCGACTCTGTGAATGATGCAGTGACCGGCGTGGATCCCGACGGCACTGTTCTTTACTGGAACCAGGTGGCGGAACGAATTTACGGAATACCGAAAGAACAGATTGTGGGGAAAAAGATCGGGGAGTTTTTCCAGAAAGGATCGGTCATGCTGTTTCAGGTAATGGAGACCGGCTGTCCGGTCCACCAGCTCTACCACAAGCCGCGGCCTGACAAGCATGTGTTCATCAATGCCGTTCCGATCTACGATCAAGATGGGGAATTGATCGGTGCGTTCGCCATTGAGCAGGATATTACCCACACAGTCAAATTGAGCGAGGAACTGTACAGCAAACCTGAACTGCCCAACCCGTCCGATTCGGCACAATTGCTTGTCAACCGCAACAGCTCCATGCAGCAAATCATACAGACCCTGCGAGCCAACCCGGATCGCCATCTGTTAATCGGCGAACCGGGTGTCGGGAAGGACACACTTGCCTTGACGGCTCACCGGAGCGTGGCGAATTCAGGACCGTTCGTTACGGTGCCCTGCGACACAATTCCCGGAGGTTTGTTGGATTCCGAATTGTTCGGCTTTGAAAAAGAGGCTTTCGGCGGTGAGGAAGGTCGTTCCGGCAAGTTGGAAATGGCAACCGGCGGAACCCTTTACCTTAAGAACATCCATGTGCTTTCCCTGCCAACCCAAGCAAAGCTGGCACAAACCCTGAGCGAAAAAAACTTTCTCCGGGTCGGCGGAACAACTCCGATCCCTCTGGAAAGCCGCGTGATCGTGTCTGCTTCACCTGATATTGAGACACTGGTCCAAAACGGCCTGTTTCTGAAAGAATTGTATTATGCTTTCCAACCTGTGCACGTTCCTTCGCTCAATGAAAGAAAGGAAGATCTGCCGGAATTATGTCATCATTTTCTGAGCGAGGCGGCGCAACTGACGGGAAAAACGGTTCCCCGCCTGAGTTCGGAAGTAATGGCGGCCCTCACCACTTATCACTGGCCGGGAAATCTTCCGCAACTCCGAACAGTTATGGAGCACCTGGCCAACATCTCAGGAGGCAGGGAGATCACACTTGAAGATTTGCCGCCGTCCATTCGTCCGACCACTTTGTCGGATCTGGCGGCAGACTCGCTTCCTTTGGCCGCTTTGTCCGAAGAGATGGAACGGTCGAAAATTGAGGACGCTTTGCGGAAAACCGGAGGAAACAAAGCAGGTGCTGCCCGCCTGCTGGGAATTTCCCGGGGTTCCCTGTACTACAAGATGAAACAATACCGATTGTAA
- a CDS encoding branched-chain amino acid ABC transporter substrate-binding protein, with translation MKVLKKIGLGLSVFSLLAVTACGSAGTSGGGSSQGGSTASEILIGVQSPTTGSEAKMGQDINNAIQLAADEINDKGGINGKKIKLVFADDACDPQTATAAANKLVSQGVVAVVGGYCSGATLPASGVYHNAGIPMVVTAANSAKIPAQGYKEIFLVNGTTVHQGEVAADHMVAKLGGKRIAIVHDNSAFAKDLAEITKKAVEKKGGQVVAFEAVNPEEKDFTSLLTKLKNAKPDATYWTAYYAAGGLLIKQFKQLGVPGVIGVGDGANDKTLIDIAGKQAAEGTFVTTSPTPEFLPEAKSFNESYTKKFSQAPGPYSALSYDGMRLLADAISRAGSTDKAAIVKALKETKAFKTFGGNVSFKEDGTLEKSNFIVIQVKDGKFSK, from the coding sequence ATGAAAGTCTTGAAGAAAATTGGTTTGGGACTGTCGGTCTTTTCTTTGCTGGCCGTAACCGCATGCGGATCTGCCGGCACATCCGGTGGCGGCAGCAGTCAGGGAGGATCAACTGCCTCCGAAATCCTGATCGGCGTTCAGTCGCCGACAACCGGCTCCGAAGCCAAAATGGGCCAGGACATCAACAACGCAATCCAGCTGGCAGCGGACGAAATCAATGACAAAGGCGGTATCAACGGAAAAAAGATCAAACTTGTATTTGCCGATGACGCTTGTGATCCGCAAACGGCAACGGCCGCTGCCAACAAGCTCGTATCGCAAGGTGTTGTGGCGGTCGTTGGCGGCTACTGCTCCGGGGCTACACTGCCGGCTTCCGGTGTGTACCACAATGCAGGAATTCCGATGGTTGTGACCGCCGCCAACTCGGCAAAAATTCCGGCACAAGGGTACAAGGAAATCTTCCTGGTCAACGGTACGACCGTACACCAGGGGGAAGTTGCGGCTGACCACATGGTCGCCAAACTTGGCGGCAAACGGATCGCCATCGTTCACGACAACTCCGCTTTCGCCAAAGATCTGGCGGAGATCACTAAGAAGGCCGTGGAAAAGAAAGGCGGACAAGTTGTTGCATTTGAAGCGGTGAATCCGGAAGAGAAAGACTTCACATCCCTTCTGACCAAGCTGAAGAACGCGAAACCCGATGCAACTTACTGGACGGCATATTATGCGGCTGGCGGACTGTTGATCAAGCAGTTTAAGCAGTTGGGCGTTCCTGGTGTCATCGGCGTGGGCGACGGTGCCAACGACAAGACCCTGATCGACATCGCGGGCAAACAGGCTGCGGAAGGCACATTCGTGACCACCAGCCCGACACCGGAGTTTCTGCCCGAAGCAAAATCCTTCAACGAATCCTATACGAAGAAATTCAGCCAGGCTCCCGGTCCCTACTCCGCCCTTTCCTACGACGGAATGCGCCTGCTGGCTGATGCCATCTCCCGTGCCGGTTCCACCGACAAAGCGGCAATCGTGAAAGCTTTGAAAGAGACAAAAGCATTCAAAACATTCGGAGGCAACGTTTCTTTCAAAGAAGACGGAACTTTGGAGAAGTCCAATTTCATCGTGATTCAGGTCAAGGACGGCAAGTTCTCGAAATAA
- a CDS encoding branched-chain amino acid ABC transporter permease → MDIFIQQLTNALVVGSFYSLIALGYSMVYGIIKLLNFAHGDLYMIGAFAGFSALSLLSGDAGVLGIAMAFLAAMIVAGLFGIGIERVAYRPLLNSSRLTILITAVGVSLVLENGVMLTYGPSFKVFPSQLPITGFQIAGATVTYSQIGLILLSVLLMVALQWFVHRTLYGKAMRSIAIDQTATSLMGIPVHRIIGITFFIGSALAAAAGMMAGLYYGQINFMMGFIVGLKAFTAAVIGGIGSIPGAMLGGLVLGLLETFGTIYIGGEWKDVFAFAILILILTLKPTGLLGEKVTERM, encoded by the coding sequence ATGGACATCTTTATTCAACAGTTGACCAACGCGCTTGTGGTGGGGTCTTTTTACAGTCTCATTGCCCTTGGGTACTCCATGGTCTATGGAATCATCAAACTGCTTAACTTTGCCCACGGCGACCTGTACATGATCGGGGCGTTTGCCGGCTTTTCGGCCTTGTCGCTGCTTTCCGGAGATGCGGGAGTGCTCGGGATCGCGATGGCCTTTCTTGCAGCCATGATCGTGGCCGGACTGTTCGGTATCGGGATCGAGCGGGTGGCCTACCGTCCGCTGTTGAACTCCTCCCGTCTGACGATTTTGATTACTGCGGTCGGGGTTTCGCTGGTTCTTGAAAACGGTGTAATGTTGACCTACGGACCCAGTTTCAAGGTATTCCCAAGTCAACTGCCGATCACAGGCTTCCAGATTGCAGGTGCTACCGTCACTTATTCGCAAATCGGACTTATCCTTTTGTCGGTTCTTCTGATGGTTGCCCTGCAATGGTTTGTCCACCGGACTTTATACGGCAAAGCGATGAGGTCAATCGCCATCGACCAGACGGCCACTTCACTGATGGGGATTCCGGTGCACCGGATCATTGGCATAACCTTCTTTATCGGTTCGGCCCTGGCGGCGGCAGCCGGTATGATGGCGGGCCTTTATTACGGTCAAATCAATTTCATGATGGGATTTATCGTCGGGCTGAAGGCGTTTACGGCAGCCGTTATCGGCGGAATCGGCAGTATCCCCGGGGCGATGCTCGGAGGGCTGGTGCTCGGGCTGCTGGAGACCTTCGGGACGATCTATATCGGCGGCGAATGGAAGGATGTATTTGCTTTCGCCATTTTGATACTGATTCTGACTTTGAAACCGACGGGTCTGCTCGGAGAAAAAGTGACGGAGAGGATGTAG
- a CDS encoding branched-chain amino acid ABC transporter permease has product MKNRNLGRNVYALAGLALVLFLLPLVSNNYWMDVATMALFYIVLALGLNVVVGYAGLLDLGYAAFFAVGAYTTGILMTEYQVPFWITFLLAGVFAGIAGVIIGAPTLRLRSDYLAIVTLGFGEIIRISAKNLEITGSASGIFGIPRPEVFGYKLTQITDFYYAMLLLAIVTLFAVYRLGHSRIGRAWQYIREDEDAAEAMGIHRVRMKLLAYALGAVFGGFAGSLFAVKMSAIAPESFNFMQSVMILLAIVLGGLGRLPGVVLGAVIVIVLPEAMREFANWRFLLFGAALVLLMLFRPQGLWAARKDGEADEKWGERRDVTSAS; this is encoded by the coding sequence ATGAAGAACCGGAATTTGGGGCGAAACGTTTATGCGTTGGCGGGATTGGCACTGGTGCTGTTCCTGCTGCCGCTTGTCAGCAACAATTATTGGATGGATGTCGCGACCATGGCCCTGTTCTACATCGTATTGGCGCTTGGGTTGAACGTCGTGGTCGGCTATGCCGGTTTGCTTGACCTTGGATACGCCGCGTTTTTTGCGGTCGGAGCCTATACTACAGGCATTCTGATGACCGAATACCAGGTCCCGTTCTGGATCACCTTCCTGCTTGCAGGCGTGTTTGCCGGAATTGCGGGAGTGATCATCGGGGCGCCGACACTCCGTTTGCGCAGCGACTATCTGGCAATCGTAACGCTCGGTTTTGGCGAGATTATCCGCATCTCCGCGAAAAATCTGGAGATTACCGGGTCGGCCTCGGGCATCTTCGGGATTCCGCGGCCGGAGGTCTTTGGTTACAAGCTGACCCAAATCACCGATTTTTATTATGCAATGCTGCTTCTTGCCATTGTTACCCTGTTTGCGGTTTACCGGCTGGGCCACTCAAGAATCGGCAGGGCGTGGCAGTACATTCGGGAGGATGAGGATGCGGCGGAAGCAATGGGGATTCACCGGGTTCGCATGAAATTGCTGGCCTACGCATTGGGCGCGGTGTTCGGCGGTTTCGCAGGTTCATTGTTTGCCGTCAAGATGTCGGCAATTGCTCCCGAGAGCTTTAACTTCATGCAGTCGGTCATGATTCTGCTGGCGATCGTCCTGGGGGGACTCGGGCGGCTGCCGGGCGTGGTGCTGGGTGCCGTAATTGTAATTGTCCTTCCGGAGGCGATGCGGGAGTTTGCGAACTGGCGGTTCCTGCTGTTTGGAGCGGCGCTGGTTCTGTTGATGCTGTTCCGTCCGCAAGGCCTTTGGGCAGCACGCAAGGACGGCGAGGCTGATGAGAAATGGGGGGAACGCAGGGATGTCACTTCTGCAAGTTAA
- a CDS encoding ABC transporter ATP-binding protein, protein MSLLQVNHLTLKFGGITSVNDLSFEIPEGIIMSVIGPNGAGKTSLFNMITGFYKPTSGEILFDGESLVGRKPSLITQKGIARTFQNLRLFPNLSVLENVMSGMHSKTSQGVFGALFRTRAQKQEENLIRSVAGKCIDFVGISQYTHRLAKNLPYGIQRHVEIARALATQPKLLLLDEPAAGLNHGEKLELIELIRRIRQEFRLTIVLIEHDMGLVNQVSEHILVLNYGQKIAEGTPAEVLNNPLVVEAYLGKEEDDEQSA, encoded by the coding sequence ATGTCACTTCTGCAAGTTAACCACCTTACGTTAAAGTTCGGGGGGATTACCTCCGTCAATGACCTGTCGTTTGAGATTCCGGAAGGGATCATCATGAGCGTGATAGGTCCCAACGGTGCCGGTAAGACCTCCTTGTTCAACATGATTACCGGTTTTTACAAACCCACAAGCGGCGAGATTCTGTTTGACGGGGAAAGCCTTGTCGGCCGAAAGCCAAGCTTGATCACGCAAAAGGGAATCGCCAGGACATTTCAGAACCTGCGGCTGTTTCCCAACCTGTCGGTGCTCGAAAACGTTATGAGCGGCATGCACAGCAAGACTTCGCAGGGTGTGTTCGGCGCCCTGTTCCGAACCAGGGCACAAAAGCAGGAAGAGAATCTGATTCGCTCGGTTGCCGGGAAGTGCATTGACTTTGTCGGGATCTCCCAATACACCCACCGGTTGGCAAAGAATCTTCCCTACGGGATCCAACGGCACGTGGAGATTGCGAGGGCACTTGCCACACAACCGAAACTGCTGCTGCTGGACGAACCGGCAGCGGGACTCAACCACGGCGAGAAGCTGGAATTGATTGAACTGATCCGACGCATCCGGCAGGAATTCCGTCTGACCATTGTCCTGATTGAGCATGACATGGGTCTGGTCAATCAGGTTTCCGAACATATTCTGGTGCTCAATTACGGGCAAAAAATTGCGGAAGGCACTCCCGCCGAGGTTCTTAACAACCCCCTCGTGGTCGAGGCTTATCTCGGGAAGGAGGAAGACGATGAGCAATCAGCTTGA
- a CDS encoding ABC transporter ATP-binding protein: MSNQLELTQVDAYYGKIQALRGISLSVRNGEIVTLLGSNGAGKSTTLKTISELVRVRNGSIRFEGEDIGKLSPHQIVDRGIVHVPEGRRVFGAMTVTENLELGSFPKRKDTQFVKRTMEHVFELFPRLKERHKQKAGTLSGGEQQMLAIGRGLMSGPKLLMLDEPSMGLAPIVVQDIMKIIKKINSEGTTVLLVEQNAKAALKLAHTGYVIETGQITIQDTAEKLRQDDSIVKAYLANP, translated from the coding sequence ATGAGCAATCAGCTTGAATTAACCCAAGTGGATGCCTATTATGGCAAGATTCAGGCATTGCGGGGAATCAGCCTGTCAGTCAGGAATGGGGAGATTGTCACGCTTCTCGGCAGCAATGGTGCGGGCAAAAGCACCACCCTGAAGACGATCTCCGAGTTGGTTCGAGTCCGCAACGGCAGCATCCGCTTTGAGGGGGAAGATATTGGCAAACTGTCCCCCCATCAAATTGTTGACAGAGGCATCGTGCACGTGCCGGAAGGACGCCGGGTATTCGGAGCAATGACGGTGACCGAGAATCTGGAGTTGGGCAGTTTCCCCAAACGGAAAGACACACAGTTTGTCAAACGGACGATGGAGCATGTGTTTGAACTGTTTCCCCGCTTGAAGGAACGGCACAAGCAAAAAGCGGGAACCCTGTCCGGCGGCGAACAGCAAATGCTTGCCATAGGCCGTGGACTGATGAGCGGCCCGAAACTGCTGATGCTTGACGAACCCTCAATGGGCCTGGCTCCCATTGTGGTTCAGGATATTATGAAGATCATCAAAAAAATCAACTCGGAAGGAACAACCGTCCTTCTGGTGGAGCAAAACGCGAAAGCGGCTCTCAAGTTGGCCCATACCGGGTACGTGATCGAGACGGGACAAATCACGATCCAAGACACTGCCGAAAAGCTCCGGCAGGACGACAGTATCGTCAAGGCATATCTGGCAAACCCCTAA